In Silene latifolia isolate original U9 population unplaced genomic scaffold, ASM4854445v1 scaffold_265, whole genome shotgun sequence, a single window of DNA contains:
- the LOC141639052 gene encoding putative mitochondrial protein AtMg00860: MRKNMLTICETLETLRENQLYAKFSKCAFWLGEISFLGHVISAEGIKVDPQKIDTITNWPILKNVAEVRSFLGLAGYYRRFVKDFSKIVQPLTNLIRKSTKFEWSEKCDRAFGEVKNRLTYAPVLTLPNGTPMTWKYTVMLPSKDWVVF; this comes from the coding sequence ATGAGGAAGAACATGCTAACCATTTGCGAAACGCTTGAAACTTTAAGGGAAAACCAATTATATGCCAAGTTCTCGAAATGCGCATTTTGGTTAGGAGAAATAAGTTTCTTAGGTCATGTTATATCAGCGGAAGGAATAAAAGTGGATCCTCAAAAGATTGATACAATTACAAACTGGCCAATTCTTAAGAATGTAGCGGAAGTCCGCAGCTTTTTAGGATTAGCGGGAtattatcgtcggtttgtaaagGATTTCTCGAAAATTGTTCAACCCCTTACGAACCTAATCAGGAAAAGTACAAAATTTGAGTGGAGTGAAAAATGTGATCGAGCATTCGGTGAAGTGAAAAATAGACTCACTTATGCACCTGTACTTACTCTACCGAATGGCACCCCGATGACTTGGAAGTATACAGTGATGCTTCCAAGCAAGGACTGGGTTGTGTTCTAA
- the LOC141639053 gene encoding uncharacterized protein LOC141639053, translated as MSQFNSIDINQPAPNEHTDMSNFAAIVADAIRNNNSHNEENSAKFFKKMACYNPKTYDGKLDPVEFENWLRSFDKLFEAIQCPETWRVGFAVYYLVGQADLWWETVKERSYEEGFDWAKFKELMRSKFYPPSLRRQKEDEFNKLVQGSLSVTAYASKFMELSRFAPHMVATEELRMNRFEKGLKWDLRDRLSTHTCLNYQDMYDKATNAERIMNEKENEQVGSKRKFEKDKVTGGNFYKQAHLGFRRNPFNQFQERDTKPFCIRCGRDNHVVTQCKYPTFRCYECGSPTHKKRDCPQLKAPNFGIATTSNARVPQNPQGQQVQKPGPTRGRVYVMNSQEVESSDDVVTGNIFLNSTPVNVLFDTGASYSFVSHSLSKRLHLKPQNQELRLPIGLPTGEIISCTTLFRDCVLTIEGNRFLADLIQFNLQDFDIVLGMDWLRKNHVMVDCHEKSVTIMRTDGEKILFQVTCKGNRIISLLKALKLLRQGCKGYLCDIGKPSESELV; from the coding sequence ATGTCTCAATTTAACAGTATTGATATTAACCAACCTGCCCCCAATGAGCACACAGATATGAGTAATTTCGCAGCAATTGTGGCTGATGCTATAAGAAACAACAATTCCCATAATGAGGAAAATAGTGCTAAATTCTTTAAGAAGATGGCATGTTATAATCCTAAAACATATGATGGAAAGTTGGACCCCGTAGAATTTGAAAATTGGTTAAGAAGTTTTGATAAGCTTTTCGAAGCTATACAGTGTCCGGAGACATGGAGGGTAGGATTTGCGGTGTATTATTTGGTAGGACAAGCCGATTTATGGTGGGAAACCGTAAAAGAAAGAAGTTATGAAGAAGGATTTGACTGGGCTAAGTTTAAGGAACTTATGCGGTCAAAATTTTATCCTCCATCGCTTAGGAGACAGAAAGAGGATGAATTTAATAAGTTGGTGCAAGGGTCATTGTCTGTTACTGCGTACGCGTCAAAATTCATGGAGTTATCTCGATTTGCTCCGCATATGGTGGCAACTGAAGAATTGAGAATGAACCGTTTTGAGAAAGGACTAAAGTGGGATCTTCGTGATAGACTATCCACCCACACCTGTTTAAATTATCAAGATATGTATGATAAGGCGACCAACGCAGAGAGAATAATGAATGAAAAGGAGAATGAACAAGTTGGGAGCAAAAGGAAGTTTGAAAAAGACAAAGTCACTGGAGGAAATTTTTATAAACAAGCCCATTTAGGGTTTAGAAGAAACCCATTTAATCAGTTTCAGGAAAGAGATACGAAGCCTTTCTGTATAAGATGTGGTCGCGACAATCATGTCGTTACTCAATGTAAATATCCTACTTTTCGATGTTATGAATGCGGAAGCCCAACCCATAAAAAGAGAGATTGTCCGCAGCTTAAAGCACCTAACTTCGGTATTGCCACTACTTCTAATGCACGTGTACCTCAAAACCCGCAAGGGCAACAAGTGCAAAAACCGGGTCCAACTCGAGGAAGGGTGTATGTAATGAATTCTCAGGAGGTGGAGTCTTCTGACGACGTGGTTACGGGTAACATTTTTCTCAACTCTACTCCTGTTAATGTCTTGTTTGATACTGGAGCATCGTATTCATTTGTATCACATTCTCTGAGTAAAAGGCTGCATTTAAAACCCCAGAACCAAGAACTAAGACTCCCAATTGGATTACCCACAGGGGAAATAATATCCTGTACCACATTATTTAGAGACTGTGTTTTGACAATAGAGGGAAATCGCTTCCTAGCCGATCTTATCCAGTTTAACCTACAAGATTTTGATATTGTATTAGGAATGGATTGGCTTAGGAAGAATCATGTGATGGTAGACTGTCATGAGAAATCGGTGACAATTATGAGAACAGATGGAGAGAAAATACTTTTTCAAGTAACTTGTAAGGGAAATAGGATTATATCCTTGTTAAAAGCTCTAAAGTTGTTACGCCAAGGGTGTAAGGGGTACTTATGTGACATCGGTAAACCATCAGAGTCTGAGCTGGTATAA